Within the Sphingobium baderi genome, the region AGCGGCGGCTGCACAGGCTTGTCGCAACCCACCACCTTCATATGCGCCCGCAGCGCATCCATCCGGCCCAGCTTCCAGCGCGCAAGCGGAACGCCAAGCGGGCGGAACTCCGCACGGTCGAACAATTCCACCACATAGTCGGCGCAGAGCTTGTCGACCTGATCCAGCGTCAACATGCCAAGGTTCATGACCATGGGCCGCCCCGGCACGCCATTGCGCCCACGCACCAGATCCGTGACGAACAGGCCTCCGCGCGGATCGACCAGCACGACATCGGCCTTCGACGCGTCGATCATGCGATGGCTCGCGGCATAGGGCGCGACGAAGAGATGCGTCCGCCAAGCAAGAAAACCAGCCGTAACCAGAGTGATGGCCAAGGCAATGAAGATCGGCCGCATCATCCCCGCCGGACGGAAACGCGCCCAGCCCAGCCCCGCAAGAAGGCAGAAGGGGCCGATGAAGCCATGGGCATAGCGATACCCCCAGCCATAGCCCTGGGCCAATGCCAGCCCACAGCCCGCCAGACAACCCAGAGCAAGCGGCAAGGCGATTTCCTGCCCTTTCAATGCCCTGCGCCAGCGCATCGCCGCCACGCCCAGCACCGCCAGCGGCACCATCAATATATTGTTCCACGCGATGAAGCGGGTCAGGTTGACCAGCGGCTGCCAGCGGTCGCCCAACCGCTCGAACAGGCTGCCGACCTTGTCAGCCACGCCTGCCGCCGGGCGCACGTCCATAGGCGGCCCCAGCACATGCGTCAGGAAACCGGGCCACAGCTTTGCCCAGACGATGACGATCAGGATCAGGATCAGAATATGGAAAGCCGCGACCGCCCATCGGCGCCCCAGCAGCATCCAGAGGATGAAGGGCGCGATGAAGATCGGTGGGAAATGCCACTGATGCAGCCCGGCCGCGACAAGCGCGACCAGACCCGCAACCAGATGGGACAGCCAGCCGCCCCGCAGCACCAGCGCCAGCCAGACCATGTTGAGCGCGAAATGCCCCGTCATGGCATAGGGCGTCATCGCCGTGATCCAGAGCTGCGTCGAAGACAGCCCGAGCAGCATCGTCACCCATACCGCATCGGGCCGGTCGGGAAAGAGATGGAGCGCCACCCGCCACAGCGCGATCAGTCCCGCGACCAGCAGCGCCGGCCCGGCCACATTGGGATCGCCCAGCTTCCAGAACAAGGCCTGGATTGCGCTGTTCACCGGCAGATAGGCCGCCGTCCAATAGTCCGCAGCGCCGAAGGGCGAGAAGAATTCCGGCATGATGGCGCGGCGATAGCCTTCCCATTCGGCCGGGATGGGGCGGGCGAACAATCCTTCGCGGATATAGGCGGCCGCAAAGCGGGCAACCTCCTCATCGCGCGAGATGGCGTAGTTTTGAAACAACAGATAATGCCCGGCCCACGCCACCAGCCCGAACACCACCACCAGCGGAATGATGATGCGCGACCGGGGAGCGGGCAGTCCGAACCCCTTCCCTTCCGCGAAAGGCATTGCCAGCGCGAGCAGCAACAGAGCGATCAGCAACGCGGGGAAATCCTGATCCAGGAACAGGATCACCGGCAGGCTGGCCCCCTGCCCGAACGTGATGTGCCACAGGAATGTCGCGATCAGCCAGAAGGCAAGGCCCAGCCCGCCCACCTGGAACAGCGTGAACGCGCCTATCCGGGAAGGGCCGCCTGTTCCTTGATCACGTCCCCCCATCAATCCGCCGCCGCCAGCAATGCCTGATTGACGAAAATGCCGTCCATCTCGACCAGCAAGGGGAAATGCCCTTTATTATTGGCGAAAAAGGCCGAAGGGACGAAGCCATGTTCCGCCAGCCAGTCGATCATGGCGCGATAGCCCGTCCCGCCCTCATAAATAGGCCGCACACCCAATTCCGTCTGAACGCCCGTCATGACGCCCAGCGCCGATGCCGCCCCTTCGCACACGGCGAGGTCGTGGCCTTGCGTATCCATCTTAAGGAAGGGGCATGTAAAGCCATGCGCCGCCTGCAATTCCGGCAACAGGCTTTCGAGGCGGCGACAGGCCATATCGACGGTGCGCGTGACCTTGTTGCGGTCCGCGAAAATGGCGTCCTGACCGGCGGCGGGCTTTTTCAGCGAGCTGAACTGGTCGGCCGCCATGATGTTGAAGCTGGCCGTGCCATCGAAGTCGGACAGGGCCATGTTGAAGACATGCCAGCGCCTGTCCGCAGCAGCATGGCGGGAAAGCTCCGCGAAAATATCGGGATTGGGTTCGAAGGACAGGATCGTGCCGGTAAAGGCCGCATCCTTGCGGAGCATGGTCGCATATTGCCCGCGATTGGCGCCCACATCGAAAACGCAGTCCACGTTGAACGCGCTCAGAAAGCGCCGTAGCGCCTGGATTTCGGGATATTGATGAACGCGCCCACCCATGGCGAGACGCATCGCCCGCCACCGGTCGGACAGTTCGCGAGCGTAGCGGCTCATGTCCGGGCAGCCATGGCTTTGCGGTAGATGTCGATCGTCGCCAAGGCCATGTCCTTCCAGTCGCCCATATCTTCTCCATAGGCGTGCGCCTGCCCACCCCTCGCCTGCCTGATGGCGGGGCTTTGCAGGAGCGGCAAGAGGGCTTGTGCGAGGGCGGGCGCATTTCCCGCCGGAAAGCGGATCGCCACGGCCTCCGGCAACGTGGCGAACATGCCCGCATCGGACGCCACCATCGCCTTGCCATGATGAAGCGCGGACAGAAACGCGCCGCTTGAATCGATATGGCGATAGGGAAAGACGATGATGTCCGCCTTCGCCATATGCGCGTCCAGCCGCTGTTCGCGCAGGAAGCCCAAGTCGCAGATCAGCCTGTCACCAAAGCCCGCCCGGCGCACGCCCTCCATCAGCGGGGCGATGTCCATGAAGGGCTTTCCGGCCAGCACCAGCTCAAAATCATGTCCGCCCTGCCACAGGGAAAGGCATGCTTCGATCAACAGGTCGACGCCCTTATAAGGACGGATCGTGCCGAAGAACAGCACACGCGGGCGCATAGGATCGGGAACGCTTGCCAAATCGTCGGGCATGGCCGGCGCGAGCCGCATGGGTGGATGGGCCGTCACATGGATGCGGTCGACGGAAACCCCTTGCGCGACCAGCGCCTCCCGCGTGGTGTCGCCATGGACGATCAGCGCATCGAACAGATCGAGCAGCGCGCGATAGCCCCGTCCCTGAAACCCTGCATCGGCGTGATAGGCATCGACATTATGGACGGTGTGGACGAGCGCCACTCTGCGGCGCAGACGGCGCAGCAGCAGCCTATCGGCGGGCGCGAGTGGAAGCCACTGAAAATGAAGCACATCGGCGCGGGCCAGATCCTCGGTCTTGCCGAGCGCGCTGGTCCATCCATATTCGGCGGCTTTTAGAAGACGAAAGACGCGCCCCTCTCCCAGCCGGCCCCGCACAGCTTCGCTGCGGCGGAAGAAGCGGGGGACGTAGCGGTAATGCTGCGGAATGAAGGCGTCCGTCGGGCGCACGGGGCGACCCAGAAGCGCCACGTCCTCTCCCGCCGCGCCCATGGCCGCGCAGAGGCTGTCATCATAGCGCCCTGTAAAGAGCGAGGGATCGACCATGGCGATCTTCAAGAACGCACCTCTCGCAC harbors:
- a CDS encoding glycosyltransferase family 4 protein; amino-acid sequence: MKIAMVDPSLFTGRYDDSLCAAMGAAGEDVALLGRPVRPTDAFIPQHYRYVPRFFRRSEAVRGRLGEGRVFRLLKAAEYGWTSALGKTEDLARADVLHFQWLPLAPADRLLLRRLRRRVALVHTVHNVDAYHADAGFQGRGYRALLDLFDALIVHGDTTREALVAQGVSVDRIHVTAHPPMRLAPAMPDDLASVPDPMRPRVLFFGTIRPYKGVDLLIEACLSLWQGGHDFELVLAGKPFMDIAPLMEGVRRAGFGDRLICDLGFLREQRLDAHMAKADIIVFPYRHIDSSGAFLSALHHGKAMVASDAGMFATLPEAVAIRFPAGNAPALAQALLPLLQSPAIRQARGGQAHAYGEDMGDWKDMALATIDIYRKAMAART
- a CDS encoding FkbM family methyltransferase, giving the protein MSRYARELSDRWRAMRLAMGGRVHQYPEIQALRRFLSAFNVDCVFDVGANRGQYATMLRKDAAFTGTILSFEPNPDIFAELSRHAAADRRWHVFNMALSDFDGTASFNIMAADQFSSLKKPAAGQDAIFADRNKVTRTVDMACRRLESLLPELQAAHGFTCPFLKMDTQGHDLAVCEGAASALGVMTGVQTELGVRPIYEGGTGYRAMIDWLAEHGFVPSAFFANNKGHFPLLVEMDGIFVNQALLAAAD